A single genomic interval of Candidatus Sulfotelmatobacter sp. harbors:
- a CDS encoding serine hydrolase domain-containing protein has product MNSTERSPHLRVVATVLWCAILTSYSPAQERQLAPEKRAQIEAAVARFMADTHVPGVSVAVVENGEYEWGDGFGLADVENNAPASEHTLFRLASISKSLTAVGAMELWERGQLDLDAPVQKYCPAFPPKPWPITTREVMGHLGGIRHYKPSGPDEQETGNTKHFENPIQAGLDFFKNDPLVAPPGTHFHYSTQGYTLVGCVIEAASQARYVDFMRQNVFAPADMEHTQADDRFAIIPYRTRFYRKTESGTVQNADFLDSSYKIPGGGWLSSAEDMARFEVAILNDKLIKPATRDLMWTPLKPSDGSKDDYGLGWGVGTEAGWVTVGHDGGQQGTSTSFLIAPARRAGVVVLSNMEGIDPNKLAHEILKALVEAPANAPKK; this is encoded by the coding sequence ATGAACTCGACTGAAAGGAGTCCGCATCTTCGCGTAGTTGCCACAGTCCTGTGGTGCGCAATCTTAACGTCGTATTCGCCAGCCCAGGAACGCCAGCTGGCTCCGGAGAAGCGCGCGCAAATCGAGGCAGCCGTCGCCAGGTTCATGGCCGACACCCACGTTCCCGGTGTCTCCGTTGCGGTGGTTGAAAATGGGGAATACGAGTGGGGAGATGGCTTCGGCCTGGCCGACGTGGAAAACAATGCCCCTGCCAGCGAACACACTCTGTTTCGCCTCGCCTCGATTTCCAAGTCTTTGACGGCGGTTGGCGCGATGGAGCTTTGGGAGCGGGGACAACTCGATCTGGACGCTCCCGTCCAGAAATACTGCCCGGCTTTTCCACCGAAGCCCTGGCCGATTACGACCCGCGAGGTGATGGGTCATCTCGGCGGAATTCGCCACTACAAACCCAGCGGTCCGGACGAGCAGGAAACCGGTAATACGAAGCACTTCGAAAACCCCATCCAGGCTGGGCTCGATTTCTTTAAGAACGATCCCCTCGTGGCGCCGCCGGGAACACACTTTCATTACTCGACCCAAGGGTACACGCTGGTGGGCTGCGTCATCGAAGCAGCTTCCCAGGCCAGGTACGTCGACTTCATGCGGCAGAATGTCTTCGCGCCGGCCGATATGGAGCACACTCAGGCTGATGATCGCTTCGCGATCATTCCCTACCGAACCCGCTTCTATCGGAAGACGGAGTCAGGCACGGTGCAGAACGCCGACTTCCTCGACTCCAGTTACAAGATTCCCGGTGGCGGCTGGTTGTCGTCGGCCGAAGACATGGCGCGCTTCGAAGTTGCGATTCTGAACGACAAGCTCATCAAGCCCGCCACGCGCGACCTGATGTGGACTCCGTTGAAACCCTCCGACGGCTCGAAGGACGATTACGGCCTGGGTTGGGGCGTAGGTACTGAAGCAGGCTGGGTTACGGTCGGACACGATGGTGGACAACAGGGCACGAGCACTTCCTTCCTGATCGCGCCCGCCCGGCGCGCTGGAGTGGTTGTGCTGAGCAACATGGAAGGTATCGATCCGAACAAACTCGCACACGAGATTCTGAAGGCGCTGGTGGAAGCCCCGGCAAACGCGCCGAAGAAGTAA
- a CDS encoding nuclear transport factor 2 family protein: MINGCVYKCAVFLLSLLVALPAFSAQHVAVHPRSSIESGEESTIREIVEMERQAREAQIRRDAEFSQRTLAEDYVAITPLGQVTTKQDTVSTRKSGQLRYDTINVSDMVVRVYGDTAVVTARADVKGHQLGEDFSGPYRYTRVWVRRTGHWQAVSYQATVTQ, translated from the coding sequence GTGATCAATGGATGTGTCTACAAATGTGCAGTGTTTTTATTGTCGCTGCTCGTAGCTCTACCTGCCTTTTCAGCCCAGCATGTCGCGGTGCATCCGCGATCGTCCATTGAGTCGGGCGAAGAATCGACGATTCGAGAAATCGTTGAAATGGAGCGGCAGGCCCGCGAGGCTCAAATCCGCCGCGACGCCGAGTTTTCCCAGCGCACCCTCGCCGAGGATTACGTCGCCATTACGCCTCTTGGGCAGGTGACCACGAAACAAGATACAGTCTCGACTCGCAAGAGCGGTCAGCTTCGTTATGACACCATCAATGTCAGTGACATGGTTGTGCGCGTTTACGGCGATACGGCCGTGGTCACGGCCCGCGCCGACGTGAAGGGCCACCAGCTTGGGGAAGATTTCAGCGGTCCCTACCGCTATACCCGAGTCTGGGTTCGCCGTACTGGCCATTGGCAGGCCGTTAGCTACCAGGCCACAGTCACGCAGTAG